In Geobacter anodireducens, a genomic segment contains:
- a CDS encoding DNA-binding response regulator: MKTILIIEDERDLADLVAFNLEKEGYRTLTALDGANGLELARSQPPDLILLDLMLPGMMGMEVCKILKKSEKTAHIPVIMLTARGEEIDRVVGFEVGADDYVVKPFSTRELLLRVKAVLRRSLPDKPEGKVINVGPVTIDTERHMVAVEGDDVTLTTTEFKLLLNLAERLGRVQSRDLLLKNVWGYNYVGDTRTVDTHITRLRTKLGPAGELIKTVRGFGYKMEE, from the coding sequence ATGAAAACGATTCTTATCATTGAAGACGAGCGTGACCTGGCCGATCTGGTGGCCTTCAACCTTGAGAAGGAGGGGTACCGGACCCTCACGGCACTGGATGGCGCGAACGGCCTGGAATTGGCCCGTAGCCAACCCCCCGACCTGATCCTGCTGGACCTGATGCTGCCGGGAATGATGGGGATGGAGGTCTGCAAAATCCTCAAGAAGTCGGAAAAGACCGCCCACATCCCGGTCATCATGCTGACGGCGCGCGGCGAGGAGATCGACCGTGTGGTCGGTTTCGAGGTCGGGGCCGACGATTACGTGGTAAAACCCTTCTCCACCCGCGAGTTGCTGCTCAGGGTGAAAGCGGTGCTACGCCGCTCCCTCCCCGACAAGCCGGAAGGAAAGGTCATCAATGTCGGGCCGGTGACGATCGACACGGAGCGGCACATGGTGGCCGTGGAGGGAGATGATGTCACCCTGACCACGACCGAGTTCAAGCTGCTGCTGAACCTTGCCGAACGGCTCGGCCGGGTCCAGAGCCGCGACCTCCTCCTCAAGAATGTGTGGGGGTATAATTACGTGGGAGACACCCGCACGGTGGATACCCACATCACCCGCCTGCGGACGAAGCTTGGACCGGCCGGAGAGTTGATCAAGACCGTTCGCGGCTTCGGCTACAAGATGGAGGAATAG